A stretch of the Nitrospirota bacterium genome encodes the following:
- the grpE gene encoding nucleotide exchange factor GrpE has product LEFHHAMSQIEREDIEEGMVVEELRKGYMYRDKVLRASLVCVSKKPRKEEESEDSNKINIEEMEE; this is encoded by the coding sequence ACCTGGAGTTCCACCATGCAATGAGTCAGATAGAAAGGGAGGATATAGAAGAGGGCATGGTCGTCGAGGAGCTTAGAAAAGGCTATATGTACAGGGATAAGGTTCTCAGGGCATCGCTTGTTTGTGTCTCTAAAAAACCTCGTAAAGAGGAAGAGTCTGAGGACAGTAATAAGATTAATATAGAAGAGATGGAGGAGTGA
- the dnaK gene encoding molecular chaperone DnaK, which yields MAKAIGIDLGTTNSVVAVVQAGEPVVIPNQEGNRTTPSVVAFTEKGERLVGQIAKRQSITNPENTVFSIKRLMGRRFNSPEVEHARKRLPYKIAEAENGDAHVEIRGKRYSPPEISAMILQKLKQAAEDYLGETVTDAVVTVPAYFDDSQRQATKDAGKIAGLNVLRIINEPTAASLAYGMDKKKEEKIAVYDLGGGTFDISILEIGEGVIEVRSTNGDTYLGGDDFDLRVMDWMVDNFTKEQGIDLKRDKMALQRLKEASERAKIELSTAMETDINLPFITADATGPKHLLMKLSRSTLEQLVGDLIEKTVGPCKTALGDASLEARSIDEVLLVGGQTRTPKVQQTVQGFFGKEPNRSVNPDEVVAVGAAIQAAVLKGEVKEILLLDVTPLSLGIETLGGIFTKIIEKNTTIPTRKSQVFSTASDNQPAVTIRICQGEREMAADNKLLGLFELVGIPPAPRGIPQIEVSFDIDANGILHVAAKDLGTGKAQSIRITASSGLADDEIRRMTRDAESHAEDDKKKRHLAETKNEADTLIYAVEKSLKEYGNKLTESEKKDIQDALEECRKKKDSNDVGEIRSAIEKLTTSSHKIAEHIYKAGGARPETKEEAPKEEKVVEAEFEEVDKSKEQ from the coding sequence ATGGCTAAAGCTATAGGAATAGACTTAGGAACAACTAACTCTGTTGTGGCAGTTGTTCAGGCAGGCGAGCCTGTTGTCATACCCAATCAGGAGGGAAACAGGACAACGCCATCTGTAGTGGCATTTACCGAAAAGGGCGAAAGGCTTGTAGGGCAGATTGCAAAAAGGCAGTCTATAACGAACCCGGAAAATACAGTGTTTTCCATAAAAAGGCTAATGGGAAGAAGATTTAATTCCCCTGAGGTCGAGCATGCAAGAAAGAGGCTCCCATATAAGATAGCTGAGGCTGAAAACGGAGATGCACATGTGGAAATCAGGGGGAAAAGGTATTCTCCACCAGAAATCTCTGCAATGATACTTCAGAAGCTTAAACAGGCCGCAGAGGACTATCTTGGAGAGACCGTAACCGATGCAGTCGTTACTGTGCCTGCTTATTTTGACGATAGCCAGAGACAAGCAACAAAGGATGCAGGAAAGATAGCTGGGCTTAATGTCCTGAGAATCATAAACGAGCCAACTGCCGCCTCCTTAGCCTATGGTATGGATAAAAAAAAGGAGGAAAAGATTGCGGTCTATGACCTTGGCGGAGGGACATTCGACATCTCCATACTGGAAATCGGAGAGGGTGTAATAGAGGTCAGGTCGACAAATGGAGATACATACCTTGGAGGAGATGATTTCGACCTGAGGGTGATGGACTGGATGGTTGATAACTTTACAAAAGAGCAGGGGATAGACCTAAAGAGAGATAAGATGGCTCTTCAGAGACTCAAAGAAGCCTCTGAAAGGGCAAAGATAGAGCTTTCAACTGCAATGGAGACGGATATAAATCTTCCGTTTATCACTGCCGATGCAACAGGGCCAAAGCACCTTCTTATGAAGCTTTCGAGGTCAACGCTCGAACAGCTCGTAGGAGACCTGATTGAAAAGACAGTGGGGCCATGTAAGACTGCATTGGGAGATGCAAGTCTTGAAGCCCGTAGTATCGACGAGGTTTTACTCGTAGGAGGACAGACAAGAACACCAAAGGTTCAGCAGACCGTACAGGGATTTTTTGGAAAAGAGCCTAACAGGTCCGTTAACCCAGATGAGGTTGTTGCAGTTGGTGCGGCTATACAGGCCGCTGTCTTAAAAGGAGAGGTAAAAGAGATCTTACTACTTGATGTTACACCTCTTTCACTTGGAATAGAGACGCTCGGAGGAATCTTTACAAAGATTATAGAGAAAAATACCACTATACCAACAAGGAAAAGCCAGGTTTTTTCCACTGCCTCTGACAACCAGCCTGCAGTGACAATCAGAATATGTCAGGGAGAAAGAGAGATGGCTGCCGATAATAAGCTCCTTGGGCTTTTTGAGCTTGTTGGCATACCGCCTGCTCCGAGAGGCATCCCACAGATAGAGGTCTCCTTTGACATAGATGCAAACGGTATCCTTCATGTTGCGGCAAAAGACCTGGGAACAGGCAAGGCACAGTCTATAAGGATTACTGCTTCAAGCGGACTTGCAGATGATGAGATAAGACGCATGACACGGGATGCAGAATCTCATGCAGAAGATGACAAAAAGAAAAGACACCTTGCAGAGACAAAAAACGAGGCAGATACACTTATATATGCAGTTGAGAAATCCCTCAAGGAATACGGGAATAAACTTACAGAGTCCGAGAAGAAGGATATACAGGATGCATTAGAGGAATGCAGGAAGAAAAAGGATAGCAATGATGTAGGAGAGATAAGGTCTGCCATCGAAAAACTGACCACTTCGTCCCATAAGATAGCCGAGCATATATATAAGGCAGGAGGCGCAAGACCCGAAACAAAGGAGGAGGCTCCAAAAGAAGAAAAGGTGGTCGAGGCAGAGTTTGAAGAAGTGGATAAGTCAAAAGAGCAATAA
- the dnaJ gene encoding molecular chaperone DnaJ, giving the protein MKDYYQILGIDRSASSEDIKKAFRRLALKYHPDRNPEDKDAEENFKEVNEAYSCLNDAEKRMNYDRFGTAEAPRFEPFGAGFGDIFDNIFGDFFGTFAGRKTARPVKGTDLRYDLDITLEEAASGIEKLIDVPRWEDCPSCRGGGSKGKGTTTCTRCKGTGQVRFQQGFFSISKTCDKCHGQGRVITDPCDACAGNGKVRKYRKVSVDIPSGVDTGSRLKLSGEGDAGIRGGPAGDLYIVIDVKEHPFFRREGVNLYCDLTLSFAQAVLGTEIEVPTLYGTHKLKIAHGAQPGESLRIKGAGMPRLGSKVKGDQIVTIGITVPKHISERQREILEEFARLSGDNSSQPKTLKDRFKDFFTGAGTS; this is encoded by the coding sequence ATGAAGGACTACTACCAGATATTAGGCATTGACAGGTCTGCTTCTTCAGAGGATATAAAGAAGGCATTCAGAAGGCTTGCCCTTAAGTATCATCCTGATAGAAACCCCGAGGACAAAGACGCAGAGGAGAATTTTAAAGAGGTAAACGAGGCATACTCCTGTCTTAACGATGCGGAGAAAAGAATGAACTATGACAGGTTTGGCACTGCCGAGGCACCTCGTTTTGAGCCATTTGGAGCAGGGTTTGGAGACATATTCGACAACATATTCGGAGACTTCTTTGGGACATTCGCAGGCAGAAAGACTGCAAGGCCTGTTAAGGGCACAGACCTCAGATATGACCTTGACATAACACTTGAAGAGGCTGCATCAGGGATAGAGAAGCTCATCGATGTTCCGAGATGGGAGGACTGCCCTTCATGCAGGGGAGGAGGCTCAAAGGGAAAAGGCACAACTACATGCACTCGCTGTAAAGGCACAGGACAGGTGAGGTTTCAACAGGGCTTCTTCAGCATATCAAAGACCTGCGATAAATGTCATGGACAGGGCAGGGTTATTACAGACCCATGCGATGCCTGTGCAGGCAATGGTAAGGTAAGAAAATACAGGAAGGTATCTGTAGATATTCCTTCTGGTGTGGATACAGGCTCGAGGTTGAAGCTCTCAGGCGAAGGAGATGCAGGGATTCGCGGAGGCCCAGCAGGGGACCTCTATATAGTAATCGATGTCAAAGAGCATCCTTTCTTCAGAAGAGAAGGTGTGAACTTATACTGCGACCTGACCCTGTCGTTTGCTCAGGCAGTATTAGGAACCGAAATAGAAGTGCCAACCCTCTATGGCACACACAAGCTTAAAATAGCTCACGGAGCACAGCCAGGGGAAAGCCTTCGCATAAAAGGCGCTGGGATGCCGAGGCTTGGAAGTAAGGTTAAAGGAGACCAGATTGTAACTATCGGCATAACCGTTCCAAAACATATAAGTGAAAGACAAAGGGAAATCCTCGAGGAATTCGCAAGGCTTAGCGGTGACAACTCAAGCCAGCCAAAAACCCTAAAAGACAGGTTTAAGGATTTCTTTACAGGTGCAGGAACTTCATGA
- a CDS encoding DUF4388 domain-containing protein, producing MKGIKGQLSSLPVSDLMQWIEMNRKSGMLIISGDKKSTCFCFKEGSVLLASFNEDGKRFGDYLVREAHIEAGKIKEILSISRDKKASFISYLADNKIVSEDFIKAILEQVSEFVLVDILGWQEGSFQFIEALPDIIGDSPVRLNTSHLVFESVRKYDESLREKSSSGA from the coding sequence ATGAAAGGCATTAAAGGACAGCTTTCTTCCCTGCCTGTTTCAGACCTCATGCAATGGATTGAGATGAACAGAAAATCCGGTATGCTGATTATCTCAGGAGATAAAAAAAGCACCTGCTTTTGCTTTAAAGAGGGAAGTGTTCTTCTTGCCTCATTCAATGAAGACGGAAAAAGGTTTGGAGATTACCTCGTAAGGGAAGCACATATCGAGGCAGGTAAGATAAAAGAGATACTGTCCATTAGCAGGGATAAAAAGGCGTCATTTATAAGTTATCTTGCTGACAATAAGATAGTCTCTGAGGACTTCATAAAGGCAATATTAGAGCAGGTTTCAGAGTTTGTGCTGGTAGATATACTTGGATGGCAGGAAGGCTCGTTTCAGTTCATAGAAGCACTGCCCGACATTATTGGAGACAGTCCAGTTAGGCTTAATACGAGCCACCTCGTGTTTGAATCCGTCAGAAAATACGATGAGTCTTTAAGAGAGAAAAGCTCTTCAGGGGCATGA
- a CDS encoding 16S rRNA (uracil(1498)-N(3))-methyltransferase, which yields MPRIFVQSILEQGVVELTGDNARYILRVLRAKKGDMLHIFDSQGKTCSASIIRVADKKVYVEVRECISEVKESPLRLILLQAILKGQKMDIVIQKAVELGVAELTPIITGRTEVKETRKHGRWQKIALEATRQSGRSIVPSVKEPVTLKEFFSLSGHLKGIVLYEKRGMSLMEAVGKISKSFDFKKDLVFALIGPEGGLRDDEVSIAEANGLYAVHLGKRILRAETATIAVIAILQTLMGDMGGSLQ from the coding sequence ATGCCTCGTATCTTCGTTCAATCAATCTTAGAGCAAGGTGTAGTAGAGCTCACAGGCGATAATGCCCGCTACATCCTTAGGGTCTTAAGAGCCAAAAAAGGAGACATGCTTCACATCTTTGATTCTCAAGGGAAAACCTGCTCTGCTTCTATTATAAGGGTTGCAGATAAAAAGGTGTATGTGGAGGTCAGGGAGTGTATCTCAGAGGTCAAAGAATCTCCGTTAAGGCTTATACTTCTTCAGGCTATCTTAAAGGGACAGAAGATGGACATTGTGATTCAGAAGGCAGTTGAGCTTGGGGTAGCAGAACTCACCCCTATTATTACAGGTAGGACAGAGGTAAAAGAGACAAGAAAGCATGGAAGGTGGCAAAAGATTGCACTTGAGGCAACACGACAGTCAGGAAGAAGCATTGTGCCTTCGGTGAAAGAGCCTGTTACACTGAAGGAGTTTTTTTCTCTCTCGGGGCATCTTAAGGGTATAGTGCTTTATGAAAAAAGGGGCATGAGCCTCATGGAGGCTGTTGGTAAGATAAGCAAATCATTTGACTTTAAAAAGGATTTGGTTTTTGCGCTCATAGGCCCTGAGGGCGGATTGCGAGATGATGAGGTTTCTATTGCAGAGGCTAATGGGCTTTATGCCGTGCATCTGGGCAAAAGGATTCTTCGTGCCGAGACAGCCACAATTGCAGTTATTGCCATACTTCAAACCCTTATGGGAGATATGGGAGGGAGCTTACAATAA
- a CDS encoding universal stress protein: MNKILVAHDGSKLSDAALRTAVEIAVKFNASLTVLSVIPDLYLTELSDTDRQKIMDALMEETRISMEKIRVSLSGKPIEAKTIIRQGSPAEKIIETAQKMKVDLVVAGSHGRHGAKKFLMGSVSSKVVDHVSCPVLIVK; encoded by the coding sequence ATGAATAAAATACTCGTTGCGCATGATGGTTCAAAACTCTCTGATGCCGCACTTAGAACAGCAGTAGAGATAGCAGTGAAGTTTAATGCCTCTTTAACTGTGCTCAGTGTGATTCCCGATCTATATCTTACGGAGCTTTCGGATACTGACAGGCAGAAGATAATGGATGCACTTATGGAGGAGACAAGGATTTCAATGGAAAAAATAAGGGTTTCTCTTTCAGGAAAACCCATTGAGGCAAAAACAATAATAAGGCAGGGGTCGCCTGCTGAAAAAATTATCGAGACAGCCCAGAAGATGAAGGTTGACCTTGTAGTGGCAGGCTCTCATGGAAGACACGGGGCAAAAAAATTCCTAATGGGCTCTGTGTCCTCAAAGGTTGTTGACCATGTATCCTGTCCTGTGCTCATAGTGAAATAA
- a CDS encoding complex I NDUFA9 subunit family protein, which yields MDKIFIAGGTGFIGRHLVSALREDKYDVRCLVRTPEKAELCKAQGFESVIGELTDRESLKGALDGCSMVIHLIGIIEEKGTQTFKAVHVEGTRNLLDVAKKQGIKHFFYQSALGADLDSWAGYLRTKAQAEELIKGSGIPFTIFRPSIVVGENDGFTKKIKDMIASLSPLIAVPGKGKARFQPIYVKDWVRCFFKIIDNPDAIGKTYSFGGTEQLTYKEIVQAVASAMGSQKPIVHIPSLFVKLTAPVLGIVTVEQIRLLDVDNICDPESVKKNFGFEPMTFKDALRLFISL from the coding sequence ATGGATAAGATATTCATAGCAGGCGGAACTGGTTTCATTGGAAGACATCTCGTCTCCGCACTAAGGGAAGATAAATATGATGTCCGCTGTCTGGTGAGAACACCTGAAAAGGCAGAGCTCTGTAAGGCACAGGGCTTCGAATCAGTTATCGGTGAGCTTACAGACAGAGAAAGCCTTAAAGGAGCATTGGATGGCTGTAGTATGGTCATTCACCTTATTGGCATCATAGAGGAAAAAGGCACTCAGACCTTTAAGGCTGTCCATGTGGAGGGAACCAGAAACCTTCTCGATGTGGCAAAAAAACAAGGGATAAAGCACTTCTTTTATCAATCTGCCCTTGGAGCTGACCTCGATTCATGGGCAGGGTATCTAAGGACAAAGGCACAGGCAGAAGAACTAATCAAAGGCTCAGGCATTCCCTTTACCATATTTAGACCATCCATCGTTGTTGGAGAAAACGATGGTTTTACAAAAAAGATAAAAGACATGATAGCCTCTTTAAGCCCTCTTATTGCTGTGCCTGGAAAGGGAAAGGCAAGGTTTCAGCCAATATATGTCAAAGACTGGGTCAGGTGCTTCTTTAAGATAATAGATAACCCCGATGCAATTGGAAAGACATATTCCTTTGGCGGGACAGAGCAGTTAACATACAAAGAGATTGTTCAAGCAGTAGCAAGTGCGATGGGCTCTCAAAAGCCAATAGTTCACATACCATCTTTATTTGTAAAGCTCACTGCTCCTGTTTTAGGTATTGTAACAGTAGAGCAGATAAGGCTTTTGGATGTGGACAATATCTGTGACCCTGAGAGTGTTAAGAAGAACTTTGGTTTTGAGCCAATGACCTTTAAGGATGCCCTGAGACTTTTTATTTCACTATGA
- a CDS encoding fumarate hydratase C-terminal domain-containing protein, with protein MVRARKITLPLTEQDVRGLHTGDMILISGDLVTGRDKIHKYIFHEKPSKEDIPFKLEGAVLYHTGPIVKKIDKGFEVIAIGPTTSSRVQMYEPWVIGQYGLRGVMGKGGMDKETLLALKTYGCVYLHTIGGAASYLSDRVRAVRGSFMLEEFGMAEAMWLIEVEDFPAFVTMDSHGRSLHEEIEKLSLENLLKLLG; from the coding sequence ATGGTAAGGGCACGAAAGATAACACTTCCTCTCACAGAACAAGATGTTAGAGGGCTTCATACAGGCGATATGATTCTTATAAGCGGAGATCTCGTAACAGGCAGGGATAAAATCCACAAGTACATTTTCCATGAAAAGCCCTCGAAGGAAGACATACCATTTAAGCTCGAAGGTGCAGTTTTATATCATACAGGACCTATAGTGAAAAAAATAGATAAAGGCTTCGAGGTTATAGCAATCGGTCCTACGACAAGTAGTAGGGTTCAGATGTATGAGCCATGGGTAATAGGACAGTATGGCTTAAGGGGGGTCATGGGAAAAGGTGGAATGGACAAAGAAACTCTTCTGGCATTAAAGACATATGGCTGTGTGTATCTTCATACGATTGGAGGTGCGGCATCTTATCTTTCAGACAGGGTTAGAGCAGTCAGGGGCAGTTTCATGCTCGAGGAATTCGGCATGGCAGAGGCAATGTGGCTCATCGAGGTCGAGGACTTCCCTGCATTTGTCACAATGGACTCTCATGGAAGAAGCCTCCATGAGGAAATAGAGAAACTCTCCCTCGAAAACCTCCTTAAACTTTTGGGATAA
- a CDS encoding fumarate hydratase → MLKLRDGIVELIRKVSTSLPPDVEDSLRSAYGMEEEGSRQKEVMSIILESIRLSRQTSRPICQDTGMPVFFVKLPKGLSHKDIKETILEAVRLATKKVPLRPNAVDIMTEKNTGDNTGIGFPTIYFEESEDASLIVDLMLKGSGCENQGNTYKLPDPLLNAERDIEGIRKCVLDAVQRAQGKGCPPYTVGVAIGGSKDQVAKLAKEQLLRKLPDKNTYDSLRSLEERLLRETNLLGIGPLGLGGISTTIGIKIGVNHRHPASYFVDISIACWANRRGRLIW, encoded by the coding sequence ATGCTTAAACTTCGTGACGGCATAGTGGAGCTTATAAGAAAGGTCTCGACCTCCTTGCCTCCTGATGTGGAGGATAGCCTCAGGTCTGCCTATGGCATGGAAGAGGAAGGCTCAAGGCAAAAGGAGGTCATGTCAATCATACTTGAAAGTATAAGGCTTTCGAGGCAGACATCGAGACCCATATGTCAGGACACGGGAATGCCTGTATTTTTTGTGAAACTCCCAAAGGGTCTTAGCCATAAGGACATAAAAGAGACAATACTCGAGGCAGTAAGGCTTGCAACCAAAAAGGTCCCTCTCAGGCCAAATGCAGTGGATATAATGACCGAAAAAAACACAGGGGACAACACAGGCATTGGGTTTCCCACGATATATTTCGAGGAATCCGAGGATGCTTCCCTCATAGTAGACTTGATGCTTAAGGGCTCTGGATGCGAAAATCAGGGCAATACATATAAACTGCCTGACCCCCTGCTTAATGCAGAGCGAGACATCGAGGGCATAAGAAAATGCGTTCTGGATGCGGTTCAGAGGGCACAGGGGAAGGGTTGTCCTCCCTACACAGTTGGGGTTGCTATAGGAGGCTCAAAAGACCAGGTGGCTAAGCTCGCAAAGGAACAGCTCCTTAGAAAACTGCCTGACAAAAACACCTATGATTCCCTGAGGTCACTTGAGGAAAGACTCCTCAGAGAGACAAACCTTCTTGGCATAGGACCTCTCGGTCTTGGAGGCATCTCAACTACAATCGGCATAAAGATAGGGGTTAATCACAGGCATCCTGCATCTTATTTCGTCGATATATCTATTGCCTGCTGGGCTAACAGAAGGGGAAGACTTATATGGTAA
- a CDS encoding ferritin family protein, with protein sequence MITGKDELLQAMIEVFIMEKGTNEFYTKASIKAIDSEARRAFGELARWEEEHMQYIQSLYQSIREEKEMLSFESFKSKIKPETVEGGVLKDYLEKEIESPLFLDDLGALTIALEIEAKAYIHYKKLSETAEDTSTREFMKDMMKREQSHIDYLKKLRYKIAETS encoded by the coding sequence ATGATTACAGGAAAAGATGAGCTACTTCAGGCAATGATTGAGGTATTTATTATGGAAAAGGGGACAAATGAGTTTTACACAAAGGCATCTATAAAGGCAATAGACTCTGAGGCAAGACGGGCATTCGGTGAGCTCGCAAGATGGGAAGAGGAACACATGCAGTATATACAGTCCCTTTATCAGTCCATAAGGGAAGAAAAAGAGATGCTCAGCTTTGAGAGCTTTAAAAGTAAAATCAAGCCTGAAACAGTCGAAGGCGGTGTGCTTAAAGATTACCTTGAAAAAGAAATAGAAAGCCCATTATTCCTCGATGACCTCGGTGCGCTTACGATTGCCCTCGAGATAGAGGCAAAGGCATACATCCACTATAAAAAACTCTCCGAGACAGCAGAAGATACAAGCACAAGGGAATTCATGAAAGACATGATGAAACGGGAACAATCCCACATAGATTATCTCAAGAAACTGAGATATAAGATTGCAGAGACTTCGTAG
- a CDS encoding dihydropteroate synthase: MIVIADNLNTRNRAFMSALKARNENAISELVKRLSHADMINLQCSLDGSEDEETLPWLVEVTLKTVSSLISLDSRNVHALRRVVPLCPQPPLINFISYTEPEDPEELLALVASSGASLVLRASRSTPPTSLEGKLQIIEELLEMANAHDIPNERLFGDPSLIHIGGGEGQKHLANSTECIKLLKELIEPPIKTIAWVSNVSSGMPFALRKSIEASFFLYAGGAGLDAGMLDVLDPSIKKAIYFVKSFRDEIVFSPADIT, from the coding sequence ATGATAGTCATTGCCGATAACCTGAACACAAGGAACAGGGCTTTCATGTCTGCCCTCAAGGCAAGAAACGAAAATGCCATCTCAGAGCTTGTAAAAAGGCTCTCCCATGCAGATATGATTAATCTTCAATGCTCTCTCGATGGCTCAGAAGACGAAGAGACACTTCCGTGGCTCGTTGAAGTTACACTCAAGACGGTTAGCAGTCTTATATCTCTGGATTCGAGGAATGTCCATGCCCTAAGGAGGGTTGTTCCTCTTTGCCCCCAACCGCCGCTTATTAACTTCATTTCTTATACAGAGCCAGAGGACCCAGAAGAGCTTCTTGCCCTTGTGGCAAGCTCAGGTGCCTCGTTGGTGCTCAGGGCATCGAGGAGCACACCGCCAACATCCCTCGAGGGAAAGCTTCAGATAATCGAGGAGCTTCTCGAAATGGCAAATGCCCATGACATCCCTAATGAGAGGCTTTTTGGAGACCCCTCGCTTATCCATATTGGAGGAGGAGAAGGACAGAAGCATCTTGCCAACTCCACAGAATGTATCAAACTGCTTAAGGAGCTGATAGAGCCTCCGATAAAAACCATTGCGTGGGTCTCCAATGTATCCTCTGGGATGCCTTTTGCCCTCAGAAAGAGTATCGAGGCATCTTTCTTCTTATATGCAGGAGGCGCAGGGCTTGATGCAGGTATGCTGGATGTGCTCGATCCGAGCATTAAAAAGGCGATTTACTTCGTAAAATCCTTCAGGGACGAGATAGTATTCTCTCCGGCAGACATAACTTAA
- the truB gene encoding tRNA pseudouridine(55) synthase TruB, translated as MDCVINLNKPRGITSQEAVTRVKKALGVKKAGHAGTLDPIAEGVLLILINEATKIAEFLFDMDKEYIATLKLGERTDTFDSDGRVIEKKECLSIKMDDISRVIETMKGTLKQVPPMYSALKHKGKPLYSLARKGIEIERSERTVNIYRLDIKRFNSPYLELSIACSKGTYIRSLAEGIGNSLGVGAHITELKRVRIGEFKVSDSVSLKEIGNEAVCFTLDSALSHLREVVLSEKDFSYARNGRPIALKEPQLLPEKKTFLRLKSPDGKLFAVGVLQRDVEGTVPLIKIQKQLHLSKS; from the coding sequence ATGGACTGTGTAATAAATCTCAATAAGCCAAGGGGCATTACCTCGCAGGAGGCTGTAACAAGGGTTAAGAAAGCCCTTGGTGTTAAAAAGGCAGGGCATGCAGGCACATTGGACCCAATTGCAGAAGGAGTCCTTCTAATCTTGATTAACGAGGCAACCAAGATAGCCGAATTCCTCTTTGATATGGACAAGGAATACATTGCCACCTTAAAGTTAGGCGAGCGCACAGATACATTTGACTCCGATGGCAGGGTTATAGAGAAAAAAGAATGCCTCTCCATAAAAATGGATGACATTAGCCGGGTTATTGAAACTATGAAAGGCACACTCAAGCAGGTTCCACCCATGTATTCTGCCTTAAAACATAAAGGCAAGCCTCTTTACAGCCTCGCAAGGAAAGGTATAGAGATTGAAAGGTCCGAAAGGACAGTGAATATATACAGGCTTGACATCAAAAGATTTAATTCGCCATATCTGGAGCTTTCGATTGCCTGCTCAAAAGGCACATATATAAGAAGCCTTGCAGAGGGCATCGGAAATAGCCTCGGAGTCGGCGCCCACATTACTGAGCTTAAAAGAGTAAGAATTGGAGAATTCAAGGTCAGTGACTCTGTCAGCCTAAAAGAGATTGGTAATGAGGCTGTCTGCTTTACTTTGGATTCAGCCTTATCTCACCTCAGGGAAGTTGTTCTAAGTGAAAAGGACTTCTCCTATGCAAGAAACGGTAGACCCATAGCACTTAAAGAGCCACAACTACTGCCTGAAAAAAAGACTTTTTTAAGGCTTAAAAGCCCTGATGGCAAACTCTTTGCTGTAGGTGTTTTGCAAAGAGATGTGGAAGGCACGGTGCCCCTCATAAAGATACAAAAACAACTTCATCTTTCCAAATCTTAA
- the pilM gene encoding type IV pilus assembly protein PilM produces the protein MPFGGKDSIGLDIGSTYIKVVQLKEKKNVYYLELFDMLPIPPDIIVEGAIIDSLRLVDALKDLIKKARIKPKNCVLGIAGHASVIIRRISLPEMSEEELSESIKFEAEQYIPFDVEDVSMDFQILGPKEEAGQMDVMLVAVKKDIVNEYVSVAKEAGLNPIIVDINAFALENMYEVNYEVVPGRNVALVNIGAHTINLNVLKGGSSVFTRDSAMGSNLHTEALQKEFNVSYENAERLKKGEAVEGVSPEAVSSVMTSVSEEILDEISRSLDFFKTTTFNEEVNEVVLSGGGALIKDFPMLLAEKVGVEVITAEPFKNIQIPKKFDISYIEEISPIATVAMGLALRRLDDR, from the coding sequence ATGCCTTTTGGCGGAAAAGATTCAATAGGGTTAGACATAGGCTCCACTTATATTAAGGTAGTTCAGCTTAAGGAGAAGAAGAATGTCTATTATCTGGAGCTTTTTGATATGTTGCCGATTCCGCCTGACATCATAGTGGAAGGCGCTATAATAGACTCTCTGAGGCTTGTAGATGCCTTGAAGGACCTTATAAAGAAGGCACGCATAAAGCCAAAGAATTGCGTGCTTGGCATTGCAGGGCATGCATCGGTCATTATAAGGAGGATTTCCCTTCCTGAGATGTCAGAAGAGGAACTAAGCGAATCCATCAAGTTTGAGGCAGAGCAGTATATACCTTTTGATGTCGAGGATGTAAGCATGGACTTCCAGATACTTGGTCCAAAGGAAGAGGCTGGTCAGATGGATGTCATGCTTGTGGCTGTCAAAAAAGATATTGTCAATGAATATGTCTCTGTGGCAAAGGAGGCTGGGCTTAATCCAATTATTGTTGACATCAATGCCTTTGCCCTCGAAAACATGTATGAGGTCAACTACGAGGTAGTGCCAGGAAGAAATGTAGCACTTGTCAACATAGGAGCACACACCATAAACCTGAATGTCCTTAAAGGAGGATCTTCGGTTTTTACCAGAGACAGTGCAATGGGCAGTAACCTCCATACAGAGGCACTTCAGAAAGAGTTCAATGTCTCTTACGAGAACGCAGAGAGGCTTAAGAAAGGAGAGGCAGTGGAAGGGGTTTCTCCTGAGGCGGTCTCCTCTGTAATGACATCTGTGTCCGAGGAGATACTGGATGAGATAAGCCGCTCATTAGATTTCTTCAAAACCACAACATTCAATGAAGAGGTAAACGAGGTTGTCTTAAGCGGCGGGGGTGCACTCATAAAGGATTTCCCGATGCTTCTGGCTGAAAAGGTTGGCGTTGAGGTTATAACCGCAGAGCCCTTCAAAAACATACAGATTCCAAAGAAATTCGACATTTCTTATATAGAGGAAATATCTCCGATTGCAACGGTTGCCATGGGTCTTGCACTCAGGAGGTTGGACGACAGATGA